One window of the Streptomyces sp. NBC_00259 genome contains the following:
- a CDS encoding NAD(P)-dependent alcohol dehydrogenase, translating to MRAFQLVGWQQPPELREVPVPEPGPGQVLVKVGGAGACHSDLHIMEAPGPPPGFATGLPFTLGHENAGWVERLGSGVTGFAPGDPVMVYGPWGCGVCANCREGRENYCQKGSGQGGGLGGGHDGGMAEYLLVPAARFLIPLGTLDPRQAAPLSDAGLTSYHAVKRSLHLLGPGSTAVVIGVGGLGQMAIQMVRALSAATTVVAVDTDAGKLETAKRMGADEVLLSGEEAVTRIKDMTGQQGAQLVLDMVGIDPTLRMAAQVARVLGHLTIVGLGGGALPVNFSSPPHECAVASPYWGSLPELMEVITLAQQQKIKMLVERFPLERANEAYQLLHDGKIQGRAVIALRP from the coding sequence TGCCGGTGCCCGAGCCCGGGCCGGGGCAGGTCCTGGTGAAGGTCGGGGGCGCCGGTGCGTGCCACTCAGATCTGCACATCATGGAGGCACCCGGACCACCACCAGGGTTCGCCACGGGACTGCCCTTCACGCTCGGCCATGAGAATGCGGGATGGGTGGAGAGGCTGGGATCGGGTGTCACCGGGTTCGCGCCCGGAGACCCTGTGATGGTCTACGGTCCCTGGGGCTGTGGGGTGTGCGCCAACTGCCGGGAGGGCCGGGAGAACTACTGCCAGAAGGGCAGTGGTCAGGGCGGGGGCCTGGGAGGTGGTCACGACGGCGGAATGGCTGAGTACCTGCTGGTCCCGGCGGCGCGATTCCTGATTCCGCTGGGCACCCTCGACCCCCGCCAGGCGGCCCCGCTCAGCGACGCGGGGCTGACCAGCTATCACGCCGTCAAGCGATCGCTGCACCTGCTGGGGCCGGGCTCGACCGCGGTGGTGATCGGAGTGGGCGGTCTGGGCCAGATGGCGATCCAGATGGTCCGCGCGCTCAGCGCGGCGACCACCGTCGTCGCCGTGGACACCGATGCCGGCAAGCTGGAAACCGCCAAGCGCATGGGCGCGGACGAGGTGCTGCTCTCGGGCGAGGAAGCGGTCACGCGCATCAAGGACATGACGGGGCAGCAGGGCGCTCAGCTCGTGCTGGACATGGTCGGCATCGACCCGACTCTGCGGATGGCTGCTCAGGTGGCCAGGGTGCTCGGCCACCTGACCATCGTCGGTCTCGGCGGCGGAGCCCTGCCAGTCAACTTCTCGAGCCCGCCGCACGAGTGCGCGGTCGCCTCGCCCTACTGGGGCTCCCTTCCCGAACTGATGGAAGTGATCACCCTCGCCCAGCAGCAAAAGATCAAGATGCTGGTTGAACGCTTCCCCTTGGAACGCGCCAACGAGGCATACCAGCTCCTGCACGACGGCAAGATCCAAGGACGCGCCGTCATCGCCCTCCGCCCGTGA
- a CDS encoding flavin reductase family protein produces MSATALAATDPTATTAEPAVFRRVLGHVPTSVCVVTATTPQGPVGVTVGSFTSVSLDPPLVVFYCGRQSASAEAIIRSGHFCVNVLAEDQQQVCAAFAGRSANRFATGDWELTDQAAPRLGGAAAWIECDVEDSFPAGDHVAVVGRVQRLAAAGGPRKPLIFHRGQLVRLDRACGRHVPTHSFDWWDI; encoded by the coding sequence GTGTCCGCAACCGCCCTTGCCGCAACAGACCCGACCGCCACCACGGCCGAGCCCGCGGTGTTCCGCCGCGTACTCGGCCATGTACCGACCTCGGTGTGCGTGGTGACCGCCACGACGCCGCAGGGCCCGGTGGGCGTCACGGTAGGCAGCTTCACCTCCGTCTCCCTCGACCCGCCTCTCGTGGTCTTCTACTGCGGCCGGCAGTCAGCCAGCGCAGAGGCGATCATCCGCTCAGGGCACTTCTGCGTGAACGTGCTGGCCGAAGACCAGCAGCAGGTGTGCGCGGCCTTCGCAGGCCGCTCGGCCAACCGGTTCGCCACCGGCGACTGGGAACTGACGGACCAGGCGGCTCCGCGCCTCGGCGGGGCGGCGGCCTGGATCGAGTGTGACGTGGAGGACAGTTTCCCCGCAGGCGACCACGTAGCGGTGGTGGGCCGAGTGCAGCGTCTGGCCGCGGCCGGCGGCCCCCGCAAACCCTTGATCTTCCACCGCGGCCAACTGGTCCGCCTCGATCGTGCCTGCGGCAGGCACGTGCCCACCCATTCCTTCGACTGGTGGGACATCTGA